One Ahaetulla prasina isolate Xishuangbanna chromosome 1, ASM2864084v1, whole genome shotgun sequence DNA window includes the following coding sequences:
- the MRAS gene encoding ras-related protein M-Ras isoform X1, with product MATSAVPSENLPTYKLVVVGDGGVGKSALTIQFFQKIFVPDYDPTIEDSYLKHTEIDGQWAILDVLDTAGQEEFSAMREQYMRTGDGFLIVYSVTDKASFEHVDRFHQLILRVKDRESFPMILVANKVDLMHLRKITQDQGKEMAAKHNIPYIETSAKDPPLNVDKAFHDLVRVIRQQVPEKNQKKKKTKWRGDRATGSHKLHCVIL from the exons ATGGCTACCAGTGCTGTGCCAAGTGAGAACCTGCCCACTTACAAATTAGTGGTGGTTGGAGATGGGGGTGTCGGGAAAAGTGCCCTCACCATTCAGTTTTTCCAGAAAATCTTTGTGCCAGATTATGACCCAACGATCGAAGATTCCTATCTGAAGCACACAGAGATAGATGGGCAATGGGCAATCCTGGATG TCCTGGACACTGCTGGTCAAGAAGAATTCAGTGCAATGAGAGAGCAGTACATGAGGACAGGAGATGGCTTCCTCATAGTCTATTCGGTCACAGATAAAGCCAGCTTTGAACATGTGGATAGGTTCCATCAACTCATTCTTCGAGTTAAGGATAG agaATCTTTTCCAATGATTTTAGTGGCCAACAAAGTTGATCTAATGCATTTGAGAAAAATCACCCAGGACCAAGGGAAGGAAATGGCAGCCAAGCACAAT ATTCCATATATAGAAACTAGTGCTAAGGATCCTCCACTGAATGTTGACAAAGCCTTCCATGATCTTGTTCGAGTAATCAG gcaacaagttccGGAAAAgaaccagaaaaagaaaaagaccaaGTGGCGAGGAGACAGAGCAACTGGTTCCCATAAACTGCATTGTGTGATTTTGTGA